The region AGGCGCAGATGGCGCATTTGCAGGCGTTTGCGCAGCGTGGCGGCGCTGGACAACAGGTTCTGTGGCTGGGACATGGCGGGGTGTGAGCGTCACGTCCTTATAGCATGCACGCGGCCGGCGCGGCCGATGGCTCAGCAGGATCCGAACTATCCTACCGGTGGCTGCGCCATGTCCGCACGCGCAATGCGGTAGAAGCGCGCCGCATTCTCCGCCAGCACGCGGATCCGCGCCGCAGGGTCGGGCAAGGCCTCGCATACGGTGCCGAGCACCGTGCCGAAACTGGCGCTCAGCGAGGCGACCGGCAGGTTGCTGCCAAACATGGCGCGCTCATGGCCGAAGATGGCCAGCGTCTCGCGCACGATGCGGCGGTTGCCCGCCGCATCCCAGCGGCCGCCGGGCAGCCCGAACTCGGACAGCTTGACCATTACGTTGGGGCAGGCGGCGAGCGCCTCCATGCCGCGGCGCCAATGCGCCAGGCCGGCGTCGGAGCGGTCCAGCGGCAGGCCGGTGTGGTTCAGCGCAATGCGCAGCTCCGGCAGAGCGGCGGCCACCTGCGCCGCCTCGGCCAGGTGCCAGAACGGCACGCGCAAGTCCCATGACAGCCCGTGGCGCGGCAGGCGCGCGAGATCATCCAGCCAGGCCTGGTCCTGCATGGAACCGGCCTTGGCGGCCACCGCTTCGCCCGGCTTGCTGGCGGTCAGCGGCTTGCAGCGGATGCCACGTACCCGCGCAAAGCTCGCCTGCCGCGCAAGCACTGCGGCGCAGCCGGACGTGCCGAACGGTGCGTAGGCCACCACCGCGGCGGCCATGCCTTGCGGCCAGCCGGGCTCGTGCAGCCAGGCGGTTTCGGCGACCGCCTCGCTGCGGTCGCGTTCGGCCTCGACATGCACCGTGGCCAGCACGGTGACGTGGCCGTCCTCATGCGTATCTTGCCGGTACTGCGCCGGCAGGTAGTCGTGCCGCAGCGCCCGATTGTCGCCAAGGAAAAACGCGGCCGGCTCGCAGGCGTCCTGCAGCCAGGGATAATGCCCGCGATCCAGCCGCCACAGGTGGTGATGGGCATCGACGATGGCCAGCGGCGCGCCGCCGCACGCCAGGCCGCGCGTCATCGGCAACGCTCCGGCAAGGTTGCCGCCAGGACCGCGGCCAACACCAGCGCCCCGGCCAACAGGTAGACACCTGCACCGGCATCGACATGCTGGATCAGCAGTCCGACCGCGTACGGCCCGCAGAACCCGCCGAGATTGCCGAGCGCATTGATCAGGCCGCGCGCCACGCCGGCGTCGTCCGCCGCCAGCAGCCGGGGCGGCAAGGTCCAGAACACGCCCGCCGCGGCCTGCAGGCAGACGCCGCTGCCAACCAGCAGGCCATAGGCCAGCCAGGTGTTGGCGTGGAACCAGACCGAACCGGCCAGGCACGCGGCAAATGCCAGCAGCGGCCACGTCACGAAGGCGCGCCGGCGCCCGCTGCGGTCTGACCAGGCGGACACCAGCAAGATGCCTGCCATGGTGCCCACATACGGCAACATGGCCAGCAAGCCCACTTGTCCCATGTCCCCGTGGGTCAAGTTCTTGAGGATGGTGGGCAGCCACAGGGTGTAGCCGTAGATGCCCATCTGGTACAGGAAATTCAGGGCGATCAGGCGCCAGATCACGGCATCGCGCAGCAGCCGTGCCAGCACCGAGTGCGTGGCCGGCGCCCTTGCCGGCGCGGCGTGCTGCTGCTCCGCATGCAGCCGGCCCAGCACATAGTCGCGTTCGGCCGCGCTGATCCACCTGGCTTCCTGCGGACGGTCGCAGGCCAGCAGCCACCAGAGGGCCAGGCACAGGGCCGAGATCAGGCCCTCGATGATAAACAGCCAGCGCCAGTCGAGCGCGGCGATCACCAGCCCCGACAGCGGGGCGGTGATCATTCCCGCTATCGGCACGAACAGGATCACCAGTGCATTGGCGCGGCCGCGCTCATGGTCCGGAAACCAGTTGCCGATCATGGTCAGCACCACCGGCAGCATGCCGCCCTCGGCCACGCCGAGCGCAAAGCGCAGGATCAGCAGTTCGGTCTGGTTGCGCACCAGTCCGGTCAGCACCGACAGCACCGCCCACGCCAGCATCGACCAGGCGATAAACCTGCGGCCGCTGCCGCGCACGGCCAGCTTGCCGCCGGGGATTTGCAGGAACAGATAGCCGGCAAAGAAGATGCCGCCGGCGAGGCCCGCCATGCCGGCGCCGATGCCGAGCGCTTCGCTCATGCCGCCGGGCATGGCAAAGGCGATATTGACGCGGTCCATATAGGACACGATGCACACCATCAGGATGGGCGGGATCACCCGCCACCAGCGCTGGGCCGGAATGCCGGTGCGGGAATCGAGGACGGGCGTGCAGGCGCCGCCCGCGGGTTGCGAAATGGTCATGGTCTCCTCCAGGGCTGCCGTCAGCGAGTGCGCCGGGGCTGCGGCACCTTGTCTGGGTTGGGGGGCAATTCGCGCGGCAGCGCCAGGATCGCCAGCCCATCCGGCTCCTTGCCGGTGGCAAAGGCGTGGCGCAAGGTGAGCGTGCGCAGGTCGAGCACGCCGACGCTGTTGTCATTCAGGGCGAGCCAGGCGCGGCCGGGGTCGGCGGGATGGAAGGCCAGCGCGATGGGTTTCGCGCCGGTATCGACCCGGGCCAGTTCTGCCAGCGTGTACGGGTCGAAGAAACGCAAGCTGCGCTCGCCATAGTTCAGCGCGATCAGCCGCTTGCAGGGCGACCAGTAGAGCCGTGTCGGATCCTCGCCGGTTGCGGCCGTACCCAATTCTGCGAGGGTATGGGCGTCCAGCTGCGTGATGCGGTGCTCATCCCGGCTGGCAACGTAGAGCATGGCTTCGTCGGGGCTCAGGCAGCAGCCTTCCGGGCGCCGGCCGGCATGCACGGCCAGCGGCTGGCGCGTGGCGTCGTGGGGATGAACCAGCGTCACGGTGTGCGACAGCAGGCTGGTGACATAGGCACGCTGGCCGTCGCGCGACAGCACGAACAAGTGGCTCTTGACGCCGCCGGAAGGCACCGCGCGGTCCGGCGTGTGCCGTGACGACGGCACTTCGAACACCAGCAGCATGTTGTCGCGCTCGCTCAGCGCGTAGACGCGGCCCCGCGCATCGAGCTGCAGGCCGTGGATGCGATGCCATGGCGCGCAGCCCAGCACGCCATGCCGCTCGCCGCGGACCAGGTCGACCGCGATCACCGCCGCGCCGCCATCGCCGGGATGGGCAAAGGTCTGCACGCCGTAGTGGCCGACATAGCCCAGCAGCCGGTCGCGGTCGATGGCGAATTCGTGGGGGTATTCCGGCAGCGGCACGGTAAAGCGGCGTGCCCCGGTCTGCAGGTCATAGGCACTGAAGCTGTGGCCGAATTTTTCCACCAGTACCGCGGTCCAGCGGTTATCCATGTCGTCTCCTCGTCGTCTTCGCCGGGGGCGGCGAAGCTCGCTATGGCGAGGACGAAAGTCTGGCGCAGGCAGCTGCACCGAACCATTGAATATTGGCTATTCAGGTATTCCCGCCAGTAATCGGCGCGGGTGGGGCCGGTCATGGTGATACGAGTGTCCAGCCTGTACACCTGCACTGTGACACCTGTCTCGCCGTGGTGGTCGTCCGAGCCGCCGGTCTGGCGAAAGCGCAGCGGTTTTTGCGGGTTATCCCTGAAGTCGGATGCACCGCAACGCCCGGATTTCGCCATCGCGATGCCATCCGGCCACTGGCACAGCCATTGCAAATACGCCTGTCACGACAACGACAACACAGGAGACAGGCTATGGGGCAGCCCAGGTTCGCCGATGCGCCGCTGGTCGGCATCATCGCCAATCCGGTTTCGGCGCGCGACATCCGCCGCGTGATCGCCAACGCCAACAGCCTGCAGCTGGCTGACCGCGTCAATATCGTGCTGCGCCTGCTGGCCGCGCTGTCGTCCTGCGGCGTGCGGCGCGTGCTGATGATGCCCGACCGCGAAGGGCTGCGCGTCATGCTGGCGCGGCACCTGGCGCACCGCCAGGGGCCCGACTCGAGCCTGCCCGAGGTCGCGTATCTCGACATGCCAGTGGCCTCGCGCGTCGACGACACGCTGCACGCCGCGCGCTGCATGGCCGATGCGGGCGTGGCCGCGATCATCGTGCTGGGCGGCGACGGCACCCACCGCGCCGTGGTGCGCGAATGCGGCGCGGTGCCGATCGCGGGCCTTTCGACCGGCACCAACAATGCCTACCCCGAGATGCGCGAGCCCACCGTCACCGGGCTCGCCACCGGCCTCTATGCCACCGGCCGCATTCCCGCCAGCCAGGCGCTGGCGTCGAACAAGCGCCTGGACATCGTCATCCGCGACGGCAATGGCACCTTCCGCCGCGACATCGCGCTGGTCGATGCCGTGATCTCGCACGAACACTTCATCGGCGCGCGCGCACTGTGGAAGACCGACACGCTGGCCGCGGTCTACGTGTCGTTTGCCGATCCCGAAGCGATCGGGCTGTCGTCGATTGCCGGCTTGCTCGAGCCGGTGGGTCGGCGCGATGCGGGCGGCCTGGCGATCGAACTGGCGGCGCCGGGCGCGGGTGAATTCGAACTAAGCGCGCCGATCGCGCCCGGCCTGATGTGCACCGTGCCGATTGCCGGCTGGCAGCGCCTCGCGCACGGCCGCCCGCATCGCGTGCGCCAGCGCAGCGGCGTCGTCGCGCTGGACGGCGAGCGCGAGCTGACCTTTGGTCCGGACGATGAGGTCACCGTCACGCTGCACGACCACGCCTTTCGCAGCATCGACGTCGCCGCGTGCATGCGCCACGCGGCGCGCCACCACCTGATGCGCAGCGTGCCGCAGCACGCCATGGCCTGAGTACGCCGGCCAAGCGTCCCCGCTTTTCTTGAAGTGCAACACCTGAAAACGAAGGAGACAGACATGACAGCCAGAGCCTCACACGACCCTGCCGCGCTGCCGCTCGACAAGGAGACGCTGCTGACGGTGTACCGCAAGATGCGCACCATCCGCGATTTCGAGGAACGCCTGCACGTGGACTTCGCGCGCGGCGACATCCCGGGCTTCGTCCACCTGTATGCGGGCGAGGAAGCCGCGGGCGTCGGCATCCTGCACCACCTGCACGACGGCGACCGCATCGCCAGCACGCACCGCGGCCATGGCCACTGCATTGCCAAGGGCGTCGACCCGGTGGCGATGATGAAGGAGATCTACGGCAAGAAGGGCGGCTCGTGCAACGGCAAGGGCGGCTCGATGCATATCGCCGACCTGTCCAAGGGCATGATGGGCGCCAACGGCATCCTCGGCGCGGGCGCGCCGCTGATTTGTGGCGCAGCGCTGGCAGCGAAGTTCCGCGGCAAGGGCGAGGTCGGCATCACCTTTTGCGGCGACGGTGCTTCCAACCAGGGCACCTTCCTGGAAAGCCTGAACCTGGCTGCGGTGTGGAACCTGCCGGTGATCTTCGTGATCGAGAACAACGGCTACGCCGAATCGACTTCGCGCGACTACGGCACCGCGGTGGACAGCTACGTCGACCGCGCCGCGGGCTTCGGCATCCCGGGCGTGACCGTCGACGGCACCGATTTCTTCGCGGTCCACGAAGCCGCGGGCGAAGTCATCCGCCGCGCGCGCGAAGGCGGCGGGCCGTCGCTGCTCGAATGCAAGATGGTCCGCTTCTACGGCCACTTCGAAGGCGATGCGCAGACCTACCGCGCCGCCGGCGAACTCGACGACATCCGCGCCAACAAGGATTGCCTGAAGCTGTTCGGCCGCACCGTGACGCAAGCCGGCGTGGTCGCGCGCGAAGAGCTCGACGCCATCGACCGCGAAGTCGCCGCATTGATCGAGCACGCCGTGCAGGAAGCCAAGGCGGCGCCCCAGCCGGGCCCGGAAGACCTGCTGACCGACGTCTACGTCAGCTACTGATCCGCCACGCGCAAACCAATTATCAGGAGACAGACATGGCTCGCAAACTGAGCATCAAGCTGGCGATCAACGAGGCGATCGACCAGGAAATGACCCGCGACCCCAGCGTCATCATGCTGGGCGAGGACATCGTCGGCGGCGCCGGCGCGGACGGCGAGAAGGACGCCTGGGGTGGCGTGCTGGGCGTGACCAAGGGCCTGTACGCCAAGCACGGCGACCGGCTGCTGGACACGCCGCTGTCCGAGTCCGCCTACGTGGGCGCGGCCATCGGCGCCGCGGCCTGCGGCATGCGGCCCATCGCGGAGCTGATGTTTATCGACTTCATGGGCGTGTGCTTCGACCAGATCTTCAACCAGGCCGCCAAGTTCCGCTACATGTTCGGCGGCAAGGCCGAGACCCCCGTGGTGATCCGCGCCATGGTGGGCGCGGGCTTCCGCGCCGCCGCGCAGCACAGCCAGATGCTGACGCCGCTGTTCACGCATATCCCCGGCCTGAAGGTGGTGTGCCCGTCCACGCCGTACGACACCAAGGGCCTGCTGATCCAGGCAATCCGCGACAACGACCCGGTGATCTTCTGCGAGCACAAGAACCTCTATGGCCTGGAGGGCGACGTGCCGGAAGGCGCCTATGCGATCCCGTTCGGCGAGGCCAATATCGTGCGCGACGGCAAGGACGTGACCATCGTCACCTACGGGCTGATGGTGCATCGCGCGCTGGAAGCGGCGGCGACGCTGGCCAAGGAGGGTATCGAGGCCGAGATCGTCGACCTGCGCACGCTCTCGCCGCTGGACATGGATACGGTTCTGGAGTCGGTCGAGAACACCGGCCGCCTGGTGGTGGTGGACGAGGCCAGCCCGCGCTGCAATATCGCCACCGATATCTCCGCGCAGGTCGCGCAGCAGGCCTTCGGTGCGCTCAAGGCCGGCATCGAGATGGTGTGCCCGCCGCATACGCCGGTGCCGTTCTCACCCACGCTGGAAGACCTGTATATCCCCAGCGCGGCGCAGATCGCCAACGCCGCGCGCAAGACCGTGAAGGGAGGCAAGCACTGATGGCCACGCCTGCAATTACCCCGATCGTGATGCCCAAATGGGGCCTGTCGATGAAGGAAGGCACGGTCAATGCCTGGCTGGTCGACGAAGGCACCGAGATCACCGTGGGCATGCCGATCCTCGATGTGGAAACCGACAAGATCGCCAATGCGGTGGAGGCGCCCGACGCGGGCACGCTGCGCCGCAAGGTGGCGCAGGCCGGCGACGTGCTGCCGGTGAAGGCGCTGCTGGGCGTGCTGGCCCCTGGGGAGGTGAGCGATGCGCAGATCGATGAATACGTCGCGGCTTATGAAACGCCGGCGGACGATAGTGGCGACGAGGATGCCGCCAGCGCGTACCAGTTTGCCGAGGTCGACGGCATCCGGGTCCGCTATGCCCGCAAGGGCAACGGCGCCCAGACCGTGCTCTTCATCCACGGCTTTGGCGGAGACCTGGACAACTGGCTGTTCAACCTCGACCCCCTGGCCGACGCGTACACCGTGGTGGCGCTCGACCTGCCCGGCCACGGACAGTCGTCGCCGCGGCTCGCGGGCACGACGCTGGCACAGATGGCCGGCTTTGTAGCGCGCTTCATGGACGAGGCCGGGATCGAGGCGGCGCACGTGGTCGGCCACTCGATGGGCGGCGGCGTGGCCGCGCAGCTGGCGGTGGATGCGCCGCAGCGGGTGCTGTCGGTGGCGCTGGTGTCGCCGGTGGGCTTCGGCGAGGCCGTCAACAGCGACTATACCGATGGCTTCGTCAAGGCGCAGTCGCGGCGCGAACTCAAGCCCGTGGTCGAACTGCTGTTTGCCGACCCGGGGCTGGTGAGCCGGCAGATGCTGGACGACCTGTTGCGCTACAAGCGGCTCGATGGCGTCGACGAGGCGTTGGCCGCGCTCGGCCAGGGCCTGTTCGGCGGCGGCCGGCAGAGTGAGCAGCCGGGGCAGCGCCTGGCCGACAGCGGCAAGCGGGTGCTGGTGGTGTGGGGCGCCCAGGACCGCATCATCCCGGCTGGGCATGCCGAGGCGGCGCCGCCCGGCGCTAACGTCAAGGTCTTTGCCGATGCCGGCCACATGAGCCAGATGGAGAAGGCCAACGACTTCAACGCGCTGCTAAGGCAGCACCTCGGCGGCTGACGCCGCGGCGCGGGCGGCCGCATGCGCTGCCGCCCGCCTTTGTCGAATCCACCGAATCACGACGACGTTTTCTCATGAGCACAGAACTGAAGACCCGCCTTGCCCAGATCAACAAGCAGTTCGCCGCGCTCGCGCAAGTTCAGCCGGCGGCAATGAGCGCATTCCAGGGCCTGATGAAGGCCGCCACGCAGGAAGGCAGCCTGCCGGCCTCCGTCAAGGAACTGGTCGCGGTGGCGCTGGCCGTGCAAAAGGGCTGCGACGACTGCGTGCTGTTCCACACGGCGCAGGCATTGTGCCACGGCGCCGCGCGCGAGCAACTGGCCGAAGTGCTGGCACTCAATATCGAGATGGGCGGCGGCCCGGGCGCGATGTATGCGTCGAAAGCTCTGGCCTATTTCGATGCGCTCAACGGCTAGCGTTGCTACACTCGGCGCATTGCCAATCCCGGGCGGGTGCCAGCCGATGCCGTTTGGTTTTGTCGAGATCATTGCCGCCGGCCACGCCGGCAGCGACCCGCTGCAGGACGAACTGGCGCTGCTGGAGCTTGCTGCCCAGGGCCGGCACGTGGCGCAGTTATGGGAGGCACCGTTGTCCCTGGTGGTACCGCGCACCTACCTGCGCCACGCGGCGCTGGAAACAGCGCGCGCCGATTTCGCCCGGCAGGGGTGTCCGGTGTTCCTGCGCATGTCCGGCGGCGGACTGGTTCCACAGGGACCCGGCATCCTCAACCTGAGCCTGGCTTACCCCGTCGGACAGCCGCCAGGCGCGCTCAGCGACGCGGTCTACCTGCACCTGTGCGCCGTGATCGCCGGCGCGCTGTGCCCGCTCGGCATCGAGACCCACTGGCAGGCGGTGGCCGGGTCGTTTTGCGACGGCCGCTACAACCTCGCCTGGGGTCCGCCCGAAGCCGCCCGCAAGATCGCGGGCACGGCCCAGTACTGGCGGCGCGCGCCAGCGGCCATGCAGGCGGCCGACGGCCAGCGCCACCTGGTGCTGGCCCACGCGGTGCTGCTGGTCAACGCCGACCCGCAGCTGATCAATGCGCGCGCCAATGCCTTCGAGGCGGCCATCGGCAGCGAGCGGCGTTATGACGCGAGCAAGGTCGTCAGCGTGCGCGAGGCGCTCCTGGCCTGCGGGCGTGCCGCGCCGGACGATGCCGCGCTGATGGCGGAGGTCTCGGACGCGCTGCGCTGGAGCCTCGGGCAGCATCCGGCGCCGGCCTAATCCTTCGCCGCGGTGCCTGGCAAGAAGCGGATGTCGCCGTACCAGGCGCGGGCCGAGGCATGGGTATTGTCGGTGTCGGTCATGATGCCGTAGGCCTTGAGCGGTCCGGGCGGCTCGCGGAATACGCGTTCATAGTCCCGTGCCACGTTGCGCCGCAGGTCCTGCCATTTGCCGGCATCGCCCGCGCCGGAGACCACGATCATCTGCACGCGACCGGTATGCGGATTCGGGATGACGGTGCCGGGCGCCGCACTGGTCGACCACACATACATCAGCGTGGCATAGGGCAGTTCCTCGCCGGCCACGGTCCTGGCCAGCTGTATCGCGGCGCGATCGCCCAGCGAGAGCTTGCTGGTGTCGCCGTCGAAGAAGAACACCAGCCGGGCCGGCGCGTCCTCGCGTGCGCCGTCGCGGTTGTCGGCGCCGGGTATGGCCGCCTCGGCCTTCCAGCGCCAGGCGACCACGGGGGTACGCGCCAGATCCACGTCGCCGGCGTGCATCAGCGCGGATGCCGAGCCATTGGCTTGCGCCCGCAGCACCGTCGTACCGCCATCGGCCACCAGTTCGTACTCGGTCCTGGCCTTGCCTTCGGCCACTGGTAAATTTTTCCAGTCCGTCGGCAGCGCACCGCCCGGCTTGCGCTCGGAAAGCACGAGTCCAGGCTTGCCGCCTTGCGCGGGCGCGGGAAGCGAGGCAAGCAGCAGGGTGGCGCACAGGGCGAGGCGCAAGGCAGCGGAGGTCTTCATGGCGGATCAGCGTTATGCGGACGGTGGGACCGGATGCAAACCGTATGCCCGCGCCGCCTGCGCCGATCCATCGGCCATAGCCATGCCGCGCGCCAAAAAAAATCGCGGCCCACAGGGGGCCGCAAATCGGGAATGCGAGGAGTGTCAGTTTCCTCAGGAGACGTTATCGGCGCAAACCGGCGGCTTATGACCCCACTTCCGAGGGGTCTATGGATCACAGGCTTAAAGGCGAGCATCCGCTTACGCGATCAGGTAGGCCGGATGCGGATCCGGGCCGATCGACGCGCGCAATTTCCGGACATTGGATTCCAGTTCGGCGTGGGCGGCATCGAGCCAGTCCACGCGGTGCCGCACCGGATCCTTGGCCGACAGGGCGCTGGCGGCGATCTCGCGCAGGAAGTAGCGCACCATGCTGCCGGCGCGCGCCGGCACCGGCATCATGCCAAGCAACTGGCGGCGCGCCAGCAACCTGCGCGCGACCGCATGCTGCAGCGCCGCCCAGGCGGTGCGGCCCAGGGCGATGTACAGCGCGTCAGTGCGCATCTGGCGCACGGCGCCGAGGAACTGCGTCTCGAAGACTTCGCGCAGCATCGGCGCCTCGAGCAGTTCTTCCAGCGGGCCGTCGAAGGCCAGCCCCCGCCGGGTGGTGGCATGTGGCAACAGGGCCAGCGGCTGCAGGCGCTCGAAGCCATCGTTCCACAAGGCGGCCGCGTGCGGCAGCCCGACCAGCTCCGGCACGCGGAAGTGGTCAAGCATGCGGATCAGGTTGGGCCGCACCAGCTTGCCGCCCAGTTCGACACGCCGCTTGTTCTCGCGCTGGATCACGCGCCCGGGCGCATGGGTGTGCAGCAGTTCGGCGGTCACGGCAGCAGCCAGCCGCACGTGAGCGTGGCCAGGCGTGGTGCTGACCAGCACCAGCGCCGCCTGCGGATTCAGGTACTCGCACGGTACGTAGTGCATGACATAGGTGCTGTCCCGCGCCACCACGACAGGTTTCGCGATAACGCTGCCGGCGCCCGCAAGCCGTATCTGCGCACAATAGGCTTCGATGAAGTTGGTCAAGGCATCCCCCCGCTCGCTTCGTTATTTAAGCGTTTTTATTGTTTTTGCTTGTTGCCATGGTAAGCCGGCGATGCATGGCCGAGAACGTCGGCACGGCCGTTTTGACCGCTTCCCGGGGGGAATTTGGTGGGCCAACCAACACATCACATGGGGCGTCGCGTCAACCGGGCGGATCGCGCTGACAAGTTCCGCGGCTACCCGGTAGCGTATGGCGGCCTGCGGTCAATGCCGTGACAAGAGAATCCGCCAAAGAAAAAAGCCGGACACGATGAAGTGCCCGGCCAACCCATTTGCTGACTCAGGTGGTGTCAGAACCCGAGGAGTTAAATGCTAACGATTCTCATTTGCTATGACAACCCCATCGGTTAAGAGCGGGACGCCCGGTCATGCCAGCGAGGTCTGGATCGAGAACTGGCCGGACAACGTCTTGTGCACCGGGCAACGATTGGCGACGCGCAACAGGTCTTCCAGGATCTGGGGCGACAGGTCGCCGCTGACCTTGACCTCGCGCTGCATCGTATAAGTACCGTTGGCCTCTTCGTGGCCGACCGAGACATGAACTTCAGTGATCGGGTAACCCTTGCGCTTTGCATACAGTTGCAAGGTCAGCGTCGTGCAGGCGGCCAGGGCGGAGTCCAGCAAGTCATGCGGATTCGGGTAACGGGTGTCACCCCCGGCGGAAGCATCGAGATCGGCCTGCCACGCCGCGGTGCCGTTGGTCAGCTGGCAGATGCTGTTGCCCTGGCTGGGCTTCCATGTCGCTTGGATAGTCATCGAACGTCCCCATCTCATCAAAGAGTGGCCCAGCGGGCCGGAACGGCCATTTTATAAGTAGCCGGGCCTGTGGCCAGGAGCGCAGAAGGCGGCGCATGCGTGCTGATTTGCGCCGGGGCTCAGAAACCGCTTGCCAACCCCTTCGCACTCGCTTACTATTCGCCCCCTCGCAACACAACGCGGCTCCTGCAAGGCAGGCGCAGCAAGGGTTGCGGGGTCGACCGGAAGGTTGGTGCAGCGCAGTTGGCGGCGCCGGCGGCAGTAAAAAAGATTGCTGCGAACGGTTGACGAAACGAAGAAAGCTCTGCATAATCTCGTTTCTCTGCTGCAGACAACGCAGCGCGCTGAACGGCAAAGCCGGGTGGCGAAGTTCTTTAACAAACAAACAACCGATAAGTGTGGGCGCTGGGTAGCGGACGCCGCTGTCTACGGACAGTGCTGCTTCAAGTTATACAGTGCTCGCACAGCAAAACGTGACTGGTCTTCGGACTGGTCAGTCAGTTTTCTGAGAGTGAGCGACCGCTCGAAAGAGCGAGGACCGGTAGGGAAACCGAAGGTCCACACAGAGATTGAACTGAAGAGTTTGATCCTGGCTCAGATTGAACGCTGGCGGCATGCCTTACACATGCAAGTCGAACGGCAGCGCGGGCTTCGGCCTGGCGGCGAGTGGCGAACGGGTGAGTAATACATCGGAACGTGCCCTGTCGTGGGGGATAACTAGTCGAAAGATTAGCTAATACCGCATACGACCTGAGGGTGAAAGCGGGGGACCGGTAACGGCCTCGCGCGATAGGAGCGGCCGATGTCTGATTAGCTAGTTGGTGGGGTAAAGGCCTACCAAGGCGACGATCAGTAGCTGGTCTGAGAGGACGATCAGCCACACTGGGACTGAGACACGGCCCAGACTCCTACGGGAGGCAGCAGTGGGGAATTTTGGACAATGGGGGCAACCCTGATCCAGCAATGCCGCGTGTGTGAAGAAGGCCTTCGGGTTGTAAAGCACTTTTGTCCGGAAAGAAATGGCTCTGGCTAATACCCGGGGTCGATGACGGTACCGGAAGAATAAGCACCGGCTAACTACGTGCCAGCAGCCGCGGTAATACGTAGGGTGCGAGCGTTAATCGGAATTACTGG is a window of Cupriavidus taiwanensis LMG 19424 DNA encoding:
- a CDS encoding ATP-NAD kinase family protein is translated as MGQPRFADAPLVGIIANPVSARDIRRVIANANSLQLADRVNIVLRLLAALSSCGVRRVLMMPDREGLRVMLARHLAHRQGPDSSLPEVAYLDMPVASRVDDTLHAARCMADAGVAAIIVLGGDGTHRAVVRECGAVPIAGLSTGTNNAYPEMREPTVTGLATGLYATGRIPASQALASNKRLDIVIRDGNGTFRRDIALVDAVISHEHFIGARALWKTDTLAAVYVSFADPEAIGLSSIAGLLEPVGRRDAGGLAIELAAPGAGEFELSAPIAPGLMCTVPIAGWQRLAHGRPHRVRQRSGVVALDGERELTFGPDDEVTVTLHDHAFRSIDVAACMRHAARHHLMRSVPQHAMA
- a CDS encoding thiamine pyrophosphate-dependent dehydrogenase E1 component subunit alpha, encoding MTARASHDPAALPLDKETLLTVYRKMRTIRDFEERLHVDFARGDIPGFVHLYAGEEAAGVGILHHLHDGDRIASTHRGHGHCIAKGVDPVAMMKEIYGKKGGSCNGKGGSMHIADLSKGMMGANGILGAGAPLICGAALAAKFRGKGEVGITFCGDGASNQGTFLESLNLAAVWNLPVIFVIENNGYAESTSRDYGTAVDSYVDRAAGFGIPGVTVDGTDFFAVHEAAGEVIRRAREGGGPSLLECKMVRFYGHFEGDAQTYRAAGELDDIRANKDCLKLFGRTVTQAGVVAREELDAIDREVAALIEHAVQEAKAAPQPGPEDLLTDVYVSY
- a CDS encoding YncE family protein; translation: MDNRWTAVLVEKFGHSFSAYDLQTGARRFTVPLPEYPHEFAIDRDRLLGYVGHYGVQTFAHPGDGGAAVIAVDLVRGERHGVLGCAPWHRIHGLQLDARGRVYALSERDNMLLVFEVPSSRHTPDRAVPSGGVKSHLFVLSRDGQRAYVTSLLSHTVTLVHPHDATRQPLAVHAGRRPEGCCLSPDEAMLYVASRDEHRITQLDAHTLAELGTAATGEDPTRLYWSPCKRLIALNYGERSLRFFDPYTLAELARVDTGAKPIALAFHPADPGRAWLALNDNSVGVLDLRTLTLRHAFATGKEPDGLAILALPRELPPNPDKVPQPRRTR
- a CDS encoding amidohydrolase family protein, which produces MTRGLACGGAPLAIVDAHHHLWRLDRGHYPWLQDACEPAAFFLGDNRALRHDYLPAQYRQDTHEDGHVTVLATVHVEAERDRSEAVAETAWLHEPGWPQGMAAAVVAYAPFGTSGCAAVLARQASFARVRGIRCKPLTASKPGEAVAAKAGSMQDQAWLDDLARLPRHGLSWDLRVPFWHLAEAAQVAAALPELRIALNHTGLPLDRSDAGLAHWRRGMEALAACPNVMVKLSEFGLPGGRWDAAGNRRIVRETLAIFGHERAMFGSNLPVASLSASFGTVLGTVCEALPDPAARIRVLAENAARFYRIARADMAQPPVG
- a CDS encoding MFS transporter, with the translated sequence MTISQPAGGACTPVLDSRTGIPAQRWWRVIPPILMVCIVSYMDRVNIAFAMPGGMSEALGIGAGMAGLAGGIFFAGYLFLQIPGGKLAVRGSGRRFIAWSMLAWAVLSVLTGLVRNQTELLILRFALGVAEGGMLPVVLTMIGNWFPDHERGRANALVILFVPIAGMITAPLSGLVIAALDWRWLFIIEGLISALCLALWWLLACDRPQEARWISAAERDYVLGRLHAEQQHAAPARAPATHSVLARLLRDAVIWRLIALNFLYQMGIYGYTLWLPTILKNLTHGDMGQVGLLAMLPYVGTMAGILLVSAWSDRSGRRRAFVTWPLLAFAACLAGSVWFHANTWLAYGLLVGSGVCLQAAAGVFWTLPPRLLAADDAGVARGLINALGNLGGFCGPYAVGLLIQHVDAGAGVYLLAGALVLAAVLAATLPERCR
- a CDS encoding acetoin dehydrogenase dihydrolipoyllysine-residue acetyltransferase subunit, whose amino-acid sequence is MATPAITPIVMPKWGLSMKEGTVNAWLVDEGTEITVGMPILDVETDKIANAVEAPDAGTLRRKVAQAGDVLPVKALLGVLAPGEVSDAQIDEYVAAYETPADDSGDEDAASAYQFAEVDGIRVRYARKGNGAQTVLFIHGFGGDLDNWLFNLDPLADAYTVVALDLPGHGQSSPRLAGTTLAQMAGFVARFMDEAGIEAAHVVGHSMGGGVAAQLAVDAPQRVLSVALVSPVGFGEAVNSDYTDGFVKAQSRRELKPVVELLFADPGLVSRQMLDDLLRYKRLDGVDEALAALGQGLFGGGRQSEQPGQRLADSGKRVLVVWGAQDRIIPAGHAEAAPPGANVKVFADAGHMSQMEKANDFNALLRQHLGG
- a CDS encoding alpha-ketoacid dehydrogenase subunit beta, translated to MARKLSIKLAINEAIDQEMTRDPSVIMLGEDIVGGAGADGEKDAWGGVLGVTKGLYAKHGDRLLDTPLSESAYVGAAIGAAACGMRPIAELMFIDFMGVCFDQIFNQAAKFRYMFGGKAETPVVIRAMVGAGFRAAAQHSQMLTPLFTHIPGLKVVCPSTPYDTKGLLIQAIRDNDPVIFCEHKNLYGLEGDVPEGAYAIPFGEANIVRDGKDVTIVTYGLMVHRALEAAATLAKEGIEAEIVDLRTLSPLDMDTVLESVENTGRLVVVDEASPRCNIATDISAQVAQQAFGALKAGIEMVCPPHTPVPFSPTLEDLYIPSAAQIANAARKTVKGGKH